The following proteins come from a genomic window of Pseudomonas hygromyciniae:
- a CDS encoding cold-shock protein, whose amino-acid sequence MTTRETGNVKWFNDAKGYGFIQREDGKDVFVHYRAIRGEGHRSLAEGQQVEYAVVSGEKGLQAEDVVGL is encoded by the coding sequence ATGACAACGCGCGAAACCGGCAATGTGAAGTGGTTCAACGACGCCAAGGGCTATGGTTTTATCCAGCGGGAAGACGGCAAGGATGTGTTTGTGCACTACCGCGCCATCCGCGGTGAAGGCCACCGCTCCCTGGCCGAGGGCCAGCAGGTGGAATACGCCGTGGTGAGCGGCGAGAAGGGCTTGCAGGCGGAGGATGTGGTGGGTCTTTAA
- a CDS encoding putative RNA methyltransferase: MLACPICSAPLNEVDNGVVCPAGHRFDRARQGYLNLLPVQHKNSRDPGDNLAMVEARRDFLNAGHYAPVARRLAALAAERKPQRWLDIGCGEGYYTAQIADTLLRADGYALDISKEAVKRACKRNPTLTWLIASMARVPLADGSCQFLASVFSPLDWQEAKRLLSPGGGLMKVGPTRGHLMELRERLYDEVREYTDDKHLALVPDGMSLQHSEVLEFQLSLAEPKDRANLLAMTPHGWRASAERRAQVIEQAEPLLVTVSMRYDYFVLQ; encoded by the coding sequence CATTTGCAGTGCGCCACTCAATGAGGTGGACAATGGCGTGGTGTGCCCGGCCGGACACCGTTTCGACCGAGCCCGCCAGGGTTACCTGAACCTATTGCCAGTGCAGCACAAGAACAGCCGCGACCCGGGCGATAACCTGGCGATGGTGGAGGCGCGCCGCGACTTCCTCAATGCCGGGCACTACGCGCCGGTGGCCAGGCGCCTGGCGGCACTGGCAGCGGAACGCAAACCCCAGCGCTGGCTGGATATCGGCTGCGGCGAAGGTTATTACACCGCACAAATCGCCGACACCCTGCTGCGCGCCGATGGCTATGCCCTGGATATCTCCAAGGAAGCGGTCAAGCGCGCGTGCAAGCGCAACCCGACCCTGACCTGGTTGATCGCCAGCATGGCCCGTGTGCCGCTGGCCGACGGCAGTTGCCAGTTCCTCGCCAGCGTGTTCAGCCCGCTGGACTGGCAGGAAGCCAAACGCCTGCTCAGCCCTGGCGGCGGCCTGATGAAGGTCGGCCCGACCCGCGGCCACCTGATGGAGCTGCGCGAGCGCTTGTACGACGAAGTGCGTGAGTACACCGACGACAAGCACCTGGCCCTGGTGCCGGACGGCATGAGCCTGCAGCACAGCGAAGTCCTGGAGTTCCAGCTCAGCCTGGCCGAGCCCAAGGACCGCGCCAACCTGCTGGCGATGACGCCCCACGGCTGGCGTGCCAGTGCCGAGCGGCGCGCCCAGGTGATCGAACAGGCCGAACCGCTGCTGGTCACCGTGTCGATGCGCTACGACTATTTCGTGCTTCAATAA